A region of Fibrobacter succinogenes subsp. succinogenes S85 DNA encodes the following proteins:
- a CDS encoding NPCBM/NEW2 domain-containing protein: MNIKDAILRLFKNLAHPTGIFGTLVAIAIPFLIYLAPNINHRETIRKMDLNWPLPLFAIQFILGIILFCFLSKDFREWFKGILPTKSVSIMTLVFAVAISIFAGTQIEARHRVQSDESVFMSVAQNMYYNHESGTCNQGEFDNGSLKCKATSNSFKTKGLSFLYRLGMPLFGTDLRWIFTAEFVMLPLSFLLMFLAIVAWTRQPLLAFLASLLMALQPTVLFQFRAMSVEPLYIFLSALALFVFKWAYDRNTVMHWTLLALILAFFAQTRQETIFCVFAFVLFALPRLLDKKDEKAPVFFVTLSLFSVPALLTISYFQGFGFQGGEFEAHGHFFEDLAKNWEVMTAKLDKNGNLTNPFLSYFNYLFAIGGIYLLFRAINDARKSDFTYLKILGFLLLYHVQTYVILENVSGDFSIEINQRYSLVMLPSMAFVAALPITHMIQYFTTPTGNKDLNGKGAILGVLIVALAFTGWTFHYKKNFNDNIMYNRNHLTIEEHEILKWLKEQPQADRFFIYGRPWHFVGYGMSSLHYDNARKMSNSEMKDLIDKYKGEVYYIRGLDCWDSHTYHKKAVEHRIATTCDVFEREMDLTGVKNILITNNYWVQIAKFNGRKNYNPEKIIAINELEVAPADSIATKPAMLKVHYELKEQGQAAAKWKFALLINDKIIEQGDYKFGSYDQEVDLASLQPGFNQVRFLVQDLATKSKLADVSKFYFEKGNGAIALTDYPIESHNQEWGNMRKNKSIEGNKLSVNGQSFISGIGMHASSTTVFDVGQKFTTVRFSVGLDDESLCSDGVAVEVIGDGKSLAKTPFFRNGELHKVEANVAGIQKLTIRSFPKEGINCSHVDIINPVLIP; this comes from the coding sequence ATGAATATCAAAGACGCTATCTTGAGACTATTCAAGAACTTAGCTCACCCCACAGGCATTTTCGGCACCCTCGTTGCCATAGCCATACCCTTCCTTATTTACCTCGCCCCGAACATCAATCACAGGGAAACCATCCGAAAGATGGATTTGAACTGGCCGCTCCCTCTTTTTGCGATTCAGTTCATCCTCGGGATTATCCTTTTCTGCTTTTTGAGCAAGGATTTTAGGGAATGGTTCAAGGGAATCCTCCCCACAAAGTCCGTAAGCATCATGACGCTCGTATTTGCGGTCGCTATTTCCATTTTTGCAGGCACGCAAATTGAAGCCCGCCACCGCGTCCAAAGTGACGAAAGCGTGTTCATGTCAGTTGCCCAGAACATGTACTACAACCACGAATCCGGCACCTGCAACCAGGGCGAATTTGACAACGGCTCCCTCAAATGCAAGGCCACATCAAATAGTTTCAAGACCAAGGGACTATCCTTTCTTTACCGCCTCGGCATGCCGCTGTTCGGAACCGATCTCCGCTGGATTTTCACGGCCGAATTCGTGATGCTCCCGCTTTCGTTCCTGCTCATGTTCCTTGCAATCGTCGCCTGGACCCGACAACCCCTCCTTGCCTTCCTGGCCTCGCTACTCATGGCACTCCAACCGACGGTACTTTTCCAGTTCCGCGCTATGTCCGTTGAACCGCTCTATATTTTTCTCTCTGCTTTAGCTCTGTTTGTGTTTAAGTGGGCATACGACAGGAACACAGTCATGCACTGGACACTCCTCGCCCTCATCCTAGCCTTCTTCGCCCAGACCCGCCAAGAAACAATCTTCTGCGTCTTTGCATTTGTCCTCTTTGCGCTTCCGAGACTTCTCGACAAGAAAGACGAAAAAGCTCCTGTCTTCTTCGTGACGCTCTCACTCTTCTCCGTGCCAGCACTCCTCACGATTAGCTACTTCCAAGGGTTCGGTTTCCAGGGCGGCGAATTTGAAGCCCACGGACACTTCTTCGAAGACCTCGCCAAGAACTGGGAAGTAATGACAGCAAAGCTTGACAAGAACGGCAATCTCACAAATCCGTTCCTCAGCTACTTTAACTATTTGTTCGCCATCGGCGGCATATACCTTCTCTTCCGCGCCATCAATGATGCAAGAAAGAGCGATTTCACATACCTCAAGATTCTCGGGTTCCTGCTCCTGTACCACGTCCAGACGTATGTGATCCTTGAAAACGTCTCCGGCGATTTCAGCATCGAAATCAACCAGCGCTATAGCCTCGTGATGTTGCCATCCATGGCATTTGTGGCAGCCCTCCCGATTACACACATGATCCAGTATTTCACCACCCCGACGGGCAACAAAGACCTAAACGGCAAGGGTGCTATTCTCGGCGTATTGATTGTGGCACTCGCCTTTACAGGCTGGACATTCCACTACAAGAAGAATTTCAATGACAATATCATGTACAACCGCAACCACCTGACCATCGAAGAACACGAAATTCTCAAATGGCTCAAGGAACAGCCGCAAGCGGACCGATTCTTTATTTACGGTCGTCCTTGGCACTTTGTGGGTTACGGTATGTCATCCCTCCATTACGACAACGCTCGCAAAATGTCAAACAGCGAAATGAAGGACTTGATAGACAAGTACAAGGGCGAAGTCTATTACATCCGCGGACTGGACTGCTGGGATAGCCACACTTACCACAAGAAAGCCGTAGAACACCGCATCGCCACGACCTGCGACGTATTTGAACGCGAGATGGATTTGACGGGCGTCAAGAACATCTTGATTACGAACAACTACTGGGTCCAGATAGCGAAGTTCAACGGCCGCAAAAACTACAATCCCGAAAAGATTATCGCCATAAACGAACTGGAAGTCGCCCCCGCCGATTCTATCGCCACAAAGCCCGCCATGCTCAAAGTTCATTACGAGCTCAAGGAACAGGGACAGGCCGCTGCCAAATGGAAGTTCGCACTCCTAATCAACGACAAAATAATCGAACAAGGCGATTACAAGTTCGGTTCTTACGATCAGGAAGTGGACCTCGCAAGTTTGCAGCCTGGATTCAACCAAGTGAGATTCCTGGTGCAAGATTTGGCAACAAAGAGCAAGCTTGCCGATGTTTCCAAGTTCTACTTTGAAAAGGGAAACGGCGCTATAGCCCTCACGGACTACCCCATCGAAAGCCACAATCAGGAATGGGGCAACATGCGCAAGAATAAAAGCATTGAAGGGAACAAGCTCAGCGTTAACGGCCAAAGCTTTATAAGCGGCATTGGTATGCACGCCTCTTCAACAACAGTTTTCGATGTCGGACAAAAGTTTACTACGGTCAGGTTCTCCGTTGGCCTTGACGACGAATCGCTTTGCAGCGATGGTGTTGCGGTAGAAGTTATCGGCGACGGCAAATCGCTTGCAAAAACACCGTTCTTTAGGAATGGCGAATTGCACAAAGTCGAGGCTAATGTCGCAGGCATCCAGAAGCTCACGATTAGATCGTTCCCCAAAGAAGGCATCAACTGCAGCCACGTAGACATCATCAACCCGGTACTTATACCATAG
- the priA gene encoding replication restart helicase PriA gives MAKRIPKTSAPEMVKERCNSALLSRFCEVYIPLSPSVFTYGVPEGADIQRGSVVWVQLARRKPTLALVSRVHSEKPSFDVRYACPHESGYVFSERYMESLEWVSKYYISSPMRTLNVFWPADFDKFLDALLAEKSEPRGEAPSNGPEMEVCSDLPPLTGEQETALASLVEDLDKDGFRGTLLHGVTGSGKTRVYQELVREALKRNKRVLILVPEIGLTPQTASRFEDYLKVPVVVLHSALSAPQKRAGYLAVLDGSAKVVLGTRSAILSPFDFDVVILDEEHDSSFKQQDPAPRYHTRDLAFHLAQKYGALVVLGSATPCLETFRNAKAGNLKLLTLKNRATAAPLPEVKVIDMGKVRQQKGVLMSPALREALSDCIAGGDQAIILMNRRGYSKIRVCTKCGETLYCKHCHIPLVYHKQYNALMCHYCAALYPVDTPCPTCGAETYEFVGGAIEKLEEEIHEWVADAKVIRMDRDTTQNVGAVEKILTSFRNREYNILLGTQMVAKGHDFPGVKLVGIVGADSGLGIPDFRSTERLYQLLSQTAGRAGRAGSGGRVFIQTLNPTEPVMQYAIRHDFDGFAETESSNRQMAFYPPFCKLVEISCGSRDENLLRDTVNRLESILRKESSMTVLGPVDAFVPKVQNVFWVKLYIKTQNLAAVRKVLAPILNAPKAWVAGVEIKVELE, from the coding sequence GTTTTTGCGAGGTTTACATCCCGTTGTCCCCATCGGTTTTTACTTACGGGGTGCCGGAAGGAGCGGATATTCAGCGGGGAAGTGTTGTCTGGGTTCAACTTGCCCGCCGTAAGCCTACGCTTGCCTTGGTGAGCCGTGTCCATAGCGAGAAACCGTCGTTCGATGTCCGGTATGCGTGCCCGCATGAGTCAGGGTATGTATTCTCTGAACGTTATATGGAATCGCTAGAGTGGGTGTCTAAGTATTATATAAGCTCGCCCATGCGCACTCTGAACGTGTTTTGGCCCGCTGATTTTGACAAGTTCCTCGATGCCTTGCTGGCTGAAAAATCTGAACCTCGGGGCGAGGCTCCCTCGAATGGACCCGAAATGGAGGTTTGTTCGGACCTGCCCCCCTTGACAGGCGAACAAGAGACTGCACTTGCCAGTCTTGTTGAAGATTTGGATAAGGATGGTTTTCGTGGAACGCTCCTGCATGGTGTGACCGGCAGTGGCAAAACGAGAGTTTATCAGGAATTGGTGCGCGAAGCGCTTAAGCGCAATAAGCGTGTGCTCATTCTCGTGCCAGAAATTGGGCTTACTCCGCAGACGGCATCGCGTTTTGAAGATTATTTAAAAGTACCTGTTGTAGTATTGCATTCGGCACTTTCGGCTCCGCAAAAGCGTGCAGGCTATTTGGCTGTGCTCGATGGTTCTGCGAAAGTGGTGCTTGGGACGCGCAGTGCCATTCTTTCGCCGTTTGATTTTGATGTTGTTATTTTGGACGAAGAGCATGATTCTTCGTTTAAGCAGCAGGACCCGGCTCCGCGTTACCATACGCGTGACTTGGCTTTCCACTTGGCGCAAAAGTACGGAGCTCTTGTGGTGCTTGGTTCTGCAACGCCTTGTCTTGAAACGTTCCGCAATGCAAAGGCGGGGAACCTCAAACTGTTGACGCTCAAGAACCGTGCGACCGCGGCTCCGCTCCCCGAAGTGAAAGTGATTGATATGGGCAAGGTGCGCCAGCAAAAAGGCGTGCTCATGTCTCCTGCATTGCGCGAAGCGCTTTCGGATTGCATTGCGGGTGGCGACCAGGCGATTATCCTCATGAATCGTCGCGGTTACTCTAAGATTAGAGTTTGTACTAAATGTGGTGAAACGCTTTACTGCAAACATTGCCATATCCCGCTCGTGTACCATAAACAGTACAATGCGTTGATGTGCCATTACTGTGCTGCGCTTTATCCGGTCGATACGCCATGCCCGACATGCGGTGCTGAAACGTATGAATTTGTCGGAGGCGCCATTGAAAAGCTCGAAGAAGAAATTCATGAATGGGTGGCGGATGCGAAAGTAATCCGCATGGATCGCGATACAACGCAGAACGTGGGCGCTGTCGAAAAAATCTTGACATCGTTCAGGAATCGAGAATACAATATTTTGCTTGGAACGCAGATGGTCGCGAAAGGCCACGATTTCCCAGGCGTGAAGCTTGTGGGAATTGTCGGTGCTGATTCGGGACTTGGCATTCCTGATTTTCGTTCAACGGAACGCTTGTATCAGCTATTGAGCCAAACGGCGGGACGTGCGGGGCGCGCAGGTAGCGGTGGCCGCGTGTTTATCCAGACGCTCAACCCGACAGAACCTGTGATGCAGTATGCCATTCGCCATGACTTTGATGGCTTTGCCGAAACTGAATCTTCGAATCGTCAGATGGCTTTTTATCCGCCGTTTTGCAAGCTTGTTGAAATCAGTTGTGGCTCGCGCGATGAGAACTTGCTTCGCGACACGGTGAACCGCCTTGAAAGTATTTTGCGCAAGGAATCTTCGATGACAGTCCTTGGACCTGTTGATGCGTTTGTACCGAAAGTGCAGAACGTGTTTTGGGTAAAGCTCTACATTAAAACGCAAAACCTTGCGGCTGTGCGTAAGGTGCTTGCTCCGATTCTGAATGCGCCCAAGGCTTGGGTGGCAGGCGTGGAAATTAAAGTAGAGCTAGAATAA
- the gmk gene encoding guanylate kinase, with amino-acid sequence MKNKLFVMSAASGAGKTTLKDLVIKDFPDIKYSISATTRKPREGEIDGVHYFFKTKEEFEQMIKDDALVEYNLVHGNYYGTPKSFVEKTLAEGNRVLFDLDVFGKVNFDKVYPDATGIFILPPSDEELERRLRGRGTDSEEVIQLRLANAKKEIEFAKTKGKYEYTIVNDDLQKAADELRAILSQK; translated from the coding sequence ATGAAAAACAAGCTTTTCGTTATGAGTGCCGCCAGTGGCGCAGGCAAGACCACCCTCAAGGATCTTGTCATCAAGGATTTCCCGGACATCAAGTATTCCATTTCGGCTACAACGCGCAAGCCGCGCGAAGGCGAAATTGACGGAGTCCACTACTTCTTCAAGACCAAGGAAGAATTCGAGCAGATGATCAAGGACGACGCTCTGGTCGAATACAACCTGGTTCACGGCAACTACTACGGAACGCCCAAGAGCTTTGTCGAGAAGACTCTCGCCGAAGGAAACCGAGTGCTGTTTGACCTTGACGTTTTCGGCAAGGTGAACTTTGACAAGGTCTACCCGGACGCCACCGGCATTTTCATTTTGCCGCCAAGCGACGAAGAACTCGAACGCCGCCTCCGTGGCCGTGGCACCGATAGCGAAGAAGTCATCCAGCTCCGCCTTGCAAACGCGAAGAAAGAAATCGAATTTGCTAAGACCAAGGGCAAGTACGAATACACCATCGTGAACGATGATCTTCAGAAAGCTGCTGACGAACTCCGCGCTATTTTGAGCCAGAAGTAA
- a CDS encoding glycosyltransferase family 2 protein codes for MLLSVIIPVFNEEEIVAETYRVLEEELKDIEHELIFVNDGSKDRTREIVEGLLPGNPNNKIINFSRNFGHQAAFSAGLDHAQGAAVVIIDGDLQDPPSLIHEMLKKWREGYQVVYAQRNKRKGETLFKRFTAFCFYRIIGKLTSIDIPPDTGDFRLMDRCVVDQLKNLPERSRFLRGLVCWVGFKKIGVKYDRAERTAGTSKYPLKKMLRLAFDGITGFSSAPLKISFYMGFIATIVGFALLVWSILEKFLSPATTVPGWASLMTAIVFFAGVQLLTIGILGEYIGRIYDEVKQRPLYIEDKK; via the coding sequence ATGCTTTTATCCGTAATTATACCTGTTTTTAATGAAGAAGAGATCGTTGCCGAAACCTACCGCGTCTTGGAGGAAGAGCTCAAGGATATCGAACACGAACTCATTTTCGTAAATGACGGTTCCAAGGACCGCACCCGAGAAATCGTGGAAGGCCTCCTCCCCGGGAACCCGAACAACAAAATCATCAACTTTAGCCGTAACTTCGGCCACCAGGCCGCCTTCAGCGCAGGCCTCGACCACGCCCAGGGCGCAGCCGTCGTCATTATTGACGGCGACTTGCAGGACCCGCCGAGCCTCATCCACGAGATGCTCAAAAAGTGGCGCGAAGGTTACCAGGTCGTTTACGCCCAGCGCAACAAGCGCAAGGGCGAGACGCTCTTCAAGCGCTTTACGGCATTCTGCTTCTACCGCATCATCGGCAAGCTCACGAGCATCGATATTCCGCCTGACACTGGCGACTTCAGACTCATGGACCGCTGCGTGGTGGACCAGCTCAAGAACCTCCCGGAACGCAGCCGCTTCTTACGCGGGCTCGTGTGCTGGGTCGGCTTCAAGAAGATTGGCGTCAAGTATGACCGCGCCGAACGCACCGCAGGTACTTCGAAGTATCCGCTCAAGAAGATGTTGCGCCTCGCGTTCGACGGCATCACAGGCTTCAGCTCGGCTCCGCTCAAGATCAGTTTCTACATGGGCTTCATCGCAACAATCGTTGGTTTTGCACTCCTCGTTTGGTCGATTCTCGAAAAGTTCCTCTCTCCTGCAACAACGGTTCCGGGCTGGGCATCTCTCATGACCGCTATCGTGTTCTTCGCAGGCGTGCAGCTTTTGACCATCGGCATTCTCGGCGAATACATCGGCCGAATCTACGACGAAGTCAAGCAGCGCCCGCTGTACATCGAAGACAAAAAGTAG
- a CDS encoding TIGR02171 family lipoprotein — MCCKETVFFFTALALFFCLDACENANSKNFVAKESSFDEENSAEVFDSTHTQTYDSMIEVYHPELLFFIGTDKASAKASEKPQMGAKLNYKFYMDVHEFTCGDYKKLNKEFDRLKPDCANDSLPLTDITYFDAVLIANAKSKVSGLDTVYTYTNASFDEENHCTDIEGLVTHLETEGFRLPTEAEWILSAQLSWDHKNSWNNSNSDYKVHPICSKGFDGAGFCDFSGNVTEWTNDWLGILKDTTITNFTGSTDGGELGERIIKGGNYNSDKANSNLYSRGDVYSVTSSTMAKYVGFRLALGVIPKPAWFTSSGQISESKIEPIASTATLKSYTGSYNMKLAFRNDLTDNLAFIDYNNGNLKVSEIHDTLNVYHPEISPNGKFVAFCTKPEGILGESKLYVRELSEESSTPIELQVKSAAIPRWRILENGDTTIVYVTDAGNNSDETSWLTQSTWQVTFANGKFGTPQKLFDGTFHGGIAKDNSLAVTGARRLRVHHGQINDIWYSQEQACNVSLAQDGSKRTAFLDFGGKTGQDFVGSHYATHERILIADSTGKLIQSIAAPNGYTFDHTEWVSSTSNLVATLTNANGSHKKIVLVSTADSTLIDLAEGEELWHPSLWVQPKKIIPKPKSSSSSFAQSSSSNAPAQSSSSSVLAESSSSSTPTLNSSSSIYPQSSSSSETQQSSSETAQSSSEIAQSSSSEKQAPSSNSEQINSSSSSLLAESSCSKVTSSSSEVSLQSSSSIASSSSESSSSSVPYQIDFELDTDSAGIYYKAGQAQVFAEARYKMELLWQYKDKADVVIIGSSRALHGVAPMELSEQFFGVNLAFIGNTLSGSEFLYDNYIIPHMSKVKYIVSSIDIDRGFNTFSSSFFNGRAKTCPGFVYDKDHNYWKDGYPEGLAELTYDSPGMSSYANKYRHTRGLDSIPEASVWEDMPQVDSDSNLYRMSPGSYRTNFNSLKKMVETAHEKGFYFIGVVFPQNPNYKKTGAFGRYGIPRSEAPILLQEIAELSKTYPNFILFDENKMGDHDYTGDMAYDRDHLAYPGAIHFTARLDSLLKELPALK; from the coding sequence ATGTGCTGCAAAGAAACAGTATTCTTTTTTACTGCTTTAGCTTTATTTTTTTGCTTAGACGCTTGCGAAAACGCAAATTCTAAAAACTTTGTAGCCAAGGAATCTTCTTTCGACGAAGAAAATTCCGCTGAAGTTTTTGATAGCACGCACACCCAAACATATGACTCGATGATAGAAGTTTATCATCCGGAGCTGTTATTCTTTATCGGCACCGACAAGGCTTCGGCAAAAGCAAGCGAAAAGCCGCAGATGGGCGCAAAGCTTAACTACAAATTTTACATGGATGTCCATGAATTCACTTGCGGCGACTACAAAAAATTGAACAAGGAATTTGACCGACTAAAACCAGACTGCGCCAACGACAGCTTGCCACTCACCGACATTACCTATTTTGATGCCGTCCTAATCGCAAACGCCAAGAGCAAGGTTTCGGGGTTGGACACAGTTTACACTTACACCAACGCAAGTTTTGATGAAGAAAACCATTGTACCGATATTGAAGGACTCGTAACGCATTTAGAGACTGAAGGTTTCAGACTCCCCACCGAAGCGGAATGGATTCTGTCGGCTCAGCTAAGCTGGGATCACAAAAACAGCTGGAATAACAGCAATTCCGATTACAAAGTCCATCCCATTTGCAGCAAAGGTTTTGATGGTGCCGGTTTCTGCGATTTTTCGGGCAACGTCACTGAATGGACCAACGACTGGCTCGGAATTTTGAAGGACACTACCATCACCAACTTTACAGGTTCAACGGACGGTGGCGAACTCGGAGAGCGCATTATCAAAGGCGGAAACTACAATTCCGATAAAGCAAACAGCAACCTGTACAGTCGCGGTGACGTTTATTCTGTAACATCTTCGACCATGGCCAAGTACGTGGGATTCCGCCTCGCCTTGGGAGTCATTCCCAAACCAGCATGGTTCACAAGCAGCGGGCAGATCAGCGAAAGTAAAATTGAGCCCATCGCAAGTACCGCAACGCTCAAGAGCTATACCGGTTCATACAACATGAAGCTCGCCTTCCGCAACGACTTAACCGACAACCTAGCCTTCATTGACTACAACAACGGCAACCTAAAAGTTTCAGAAATTCACGACACACTAAACGTCTACCATCCTGAAATTTCGCCCAACGGAAAATTTGTCGCATTCTGTACCAAGCCCGAAGGCATTCTGGGAGAGTCTAAATTATACGTCCGGGAACTTTCAGAAGAATCCTCGACACCCATAGAACTCCAAGTTAAAAGCGCCGCCATCCCTCGTTGGAGAATTCTCGAAAACGGAGACACGACAATCGTCTACGTAACCGACGCAGGCAACAATTCAGACGAAACATCATGGCTAACGCAAAGTACATGGCAAGTCACTTTTGCAAACGGCAAGTTCGGTACGCCACAAAAACTTTTCGACGGCACCTTCCATGGAGGAATCGCCAAAGACAACAGCCTAGCCGTCACGGGAGCAAGGCGCCTCCGCGTACATCATGGGCAAATCAACGACATTTGGTACTCTCAGGAACAAGCATGCAACGTAAGCCTAGCCCAAGACGGCTCAAAACGCACCGCATTCTTGGACTTTGGTGGAAAAACGGGCCAAGATTTTGTCGGTTCACACTATGCAACCCACGAACGCATTCTCATCGCTGATAGTACAGGCAAACTCATCCAATCTATTGCGGCCCCAAACGGCTACACGTTCGACCATACCGAATGGGTTTCAAGTACTTCAAACTTGGTCGCCACATTGACTAACGCCAACGGTTCCCACAAGAAAATCGTCCTCGTAAGCACAGCAGACAGCACACTTATTGACTTGGCCGAAGGAGAAGAACTGTGGCACCCGAGCTTATGGGTTCAACCTAAAAAGATTATTCCGAAGCCAAAATCCAGTTCAAGTTCATTCGCACAAAGCTCTAGTTCCAATGCCCCTGCGCAAAGTTCTAGCTCCAGCGTTCTCGCAGAAAGCTCCAGTTCTAGCACACCCACGCTAAATTCTAGTTCCAGCATTTATCCGCAAAGTTCCAGTTCTAGCGAAACTCAGCAAAGCTCAAGCGAGACTGCGCAAAGTTCTAGCGAAATTGCGCAAAGTTCTAGTTCCGAAAAGCAAGCCCCAAGTTCAAACTCCGAACAAATAAATTCTAGCAGTTCCTCCCTGCTAGCAGAATCATCTTGTTCCAAAGTCACTTCAAGTTCTAGCGAAGTGTCCCTTCAATCTAGTTCCAGCATCGCATCAAGCTCTAGCGAATCTTCCAGTTCCAGTGTCCCTTATCAAATTGATTTCGAACTAGACACCGATAGCGCAGGCATTTATTACAAGGCCGGGCAAGCCCAGGTCTTCGCCGAAGCCCGTTACAAAATGGAACTCCTTTGGCAATACAAAGACAAGGCCGACGTCGTCATCATCGGTTCATCTAGAGCACTACATGGCGTAGCCCCGATGGAACTCAGCGAACAATTTTTTGGAGTCAACCTCGCCTTTATCGGGAACACCCTCAGCGGCTCCGAATTTTTATACGACAATTACATCATTCCACACATGTCCAAAGTCAAGTACATCGTATCCTCCATAGACATTGACCGCGGATTCAACACATTTAGCAGTAGCTTCTTCAATGGACGCGCCAAAACCTGTCCAGGATTCGTCTACGACAAAGATCACAATTACTGGAAAGACGGCTACCCCGAAGGACTTGCAGAACTCACATACGATTCACCAGGAATGTCAAGCTACGCAAACAAATACCGCCACACACGTGGTCTAGATTCTATCCCAGAAGCATCAGTCTGGGAAGACATGCCTCAAGTTGATTCGGACAGCAATTTGTATAGAATGTCCCCTGGTTCATACCGCACAAACTTTAACAGCTTAAAGAAAATGGTCGAAACAGCACACGAAAAAGGCTTTTACTTTATCGGAGTCGTCTTCCCGCAGAACCCGAATTACAAGAAAACGGGCGCATTTGGCCGTTACGGCATCCCCCGCAGCGAAGCACCCATACTGCTCCAAGAAATTGCAGAACTCTCTAAAACATACCCTAATTTTATATTATTCGACGAAAATAAAATGGGCGATCATGACTATACCGGCGATATGGCATACGACCGTGACCACCTCGCTTATCCGGGTGCCATCCACTTTACAGCGCGTCTAGATTCCCTCTTAAAAGAACTACCCGCATTAAAGTAA
- a CDS encoding DUF6544 family protein has protein sequence MTILIIIASLILLLVIWFNIPYSPVKTQFRNDVEARLQSSAALAGTLDSASIASLPPLIQKYLETSGYIGKERRTHLTMEYKDVDFGMGVNKPRLKIDYTHVDFADSPNRLAFIDSKMFGIPFQGYDYYKNGKGGMKGVLAKLVTLFDQTGPAMDKACLITYLAEAFFLPEALLKDFITFKQIDDHTVEASITNKGVTATGIFHFNDAYEMTSFTTNDRGQISPDGTIEYTPWEAQCENYKTYSDGIKRPTIFRAVWKNKDGDFVYFDGKISKVNGAEVK, from the coding sequence ATGACCATCTTGATTATCATAGCCTCCCTCATTTTACTTTTAGTGATTTGGTTCAACATTCCCTATTCACCCGTCAAGACGCAGTTCCGCAATGATGTTGAGGCAAGGTTGCAAAGTTCCGCAGCACTCGCCGGAACGCTAGATTCCGCAAGTATCGCAAGCCTCCCTCCCCTCATTCAAAAATATCTCGAAACAAGCGGTTACATCGGCAAAGAAAGACGCACGCACTTGACCATGGAATACAAAGATGTCGATTTCGGAATGGGCGTAAACAAGCCGCGACTCAAAATCGATTACACGCATGTTGACTTCGCCGATTCTCCGAACAGGCTCGCCTTTATCGACAGCAAAATGTTCGGCATCCCGTTCCAAGGCTACGATTACTACAAGAACGGCAAAGGCGGCATGAAGGGCGTCCTTGCGAAGCTCGTTACGCTATTCGACCAAACCGGCCCTGCAATGGACAAGGCTTGCCTCATCACCTATCTCGCCGAAGCATTTTTTTTGCCAGAAGCACTCCTGAAAGATTTCATCACATTCAAGCAAATTGATGACCACACCGTCGAAGCCTCAATTACAAACAAAGGCGTAACTGCAACCGGTATATTCCACTTCAACGACGCTTACGAAATGACCTCGTTTACAACAAATGACCGTGGTCAAATTTCACCCGACGGAACCATCGAATACACACCGTGGGAAGCGCAATGCGAAAACTACAAAACCTATTCCGATGGCATCAAGCGCCCCACAATTTTCCGCGCTGTATGGAAAAACAAAGACGGCGACTTCGTCTATTTTGACGGAAAAATTAGCAAAGTGAACGGAGCTGAGGTAAAGTAG